One Chaetodon trifascialis isolate fChaTrf1 chromosome 21, fChaTrf1.hap1, whole genome shotgun sequence genomic window carries:
- the LOC139349267 gene encoding protein VCF1, with protein sequence MLTDSRKRHRSCDSEEGQQLSPQAKRSGGGPSLLVSDLDSESSSSDSSNGISSPERAIVATTRPCIHSQNNRITQYSLSPKPEDSASSLQHGFHGDSSSVSYDYINRVLREAHFSSLQTRGRPGST encoded by the exons atgctgactgacagcag GAAACGACACCGTAGCTGTGACAGTGAGGAGGGCCAACAGCTGAGTCCTCAGGCCAAGAGGTCAGGAGGTGGTCCCAGTCTGCTTGTGTCGGATTTGGACTCGGAG TCttccagcagtgacagcagtaaTGGGATCAGTAGTCCAGAGAGAGCAATAGTGGCCACCACCAGGCCGTGCATCCACAGCCAGAACAACCGCATCACCCAGTACTCCCTCAGCCCAAAGCCTGAAGACTCTGCTAGCTCTTTGCAGCATGGTTTCCATGGCGACAGCAGCAGTGTCTCCTATGACTACATCAACAGAGTCCTGAGGGAGGCGCACTTCAGCAGTCTGCAGACCAGAGGGCGTCCAGGCTCGACATga
- the tepsin gene encoding AP-4 complex accessory subunit tepsin: MATFMERLAFLQKVPTLMKATADDENPCPGYLFQEIGKISHESSGCGQCLLEYLLERLQVESCHVKLKVLKIFVHLCGHGSNHFLTELRRNSTFIQQASVYSGPPDPIHGTALYQKVRNTAQEVARLLFTDTISTKSGVSPLELAPPTMGMGSGSSHRSGMQGFGYSPGKQGTGGSDSLLDKIQKAAEVVASAVLPPTEHQGIRLHDNHYRAVVAPSAPIEVAVPACAYNLPARRKKALTQRCPGQIGGGWEETDSGNSSSHNSSQDIVANSRASGGSKSAGTGSQSGASRESSGDLSERVEALQLGDCGQEMALISRLTEGSRVFLSREESQHFIKECSTLNCEVVLELLSSKLQDPSSTVKMRALCAVSCLLTSDLLSLEQMFGATQRRLHQLSEGAPGPVANKATKILRQFEALMGGSPHGPRQDTTNSSHQATASQLPTSAYSDPLRATYSADTTNLNHGQPDISLTGVTQPQNHPSSTSSLALAQRGVSGELTNDGDEEKLFPVQQELAQNQEEPVRTAEVEPVAEESELNTDGRSSPPAEPQCEQPCLGRLSLFSGMELVTKGRPLCRRELSQTETDTTDKSLRESLAVPNGISISKSSEHAPSICNSVASDSSQPVSAFSFLNF, translated from the exons ATGGCAACATTTATGGAACGATTAGCTTTTCTTCAGAAA GTCCCGACTCTGATGAAGGCTACAGCAGATGATGAAAACCCCTGTCCTGGCTACCTTTTCCAGGAGATTGGAA AAATCTCCCATGAGTCTTCAGGTTGTGGGCAGTGTTTGTTGGAGTACCTTCtggagaggctgcaggtggagtccTGTCACGTCAAACTCAAG GTGCTGAAGATCTTTGTCCATCTTTGTGGTCATGGCTCAAACCATTTCCTCACAGAGCTCCGAAGGAACTCCACCTTCATCCAGCAAGCATCAG TTTACAGCGGCCCCCCTGATCCTATCCATGGCACAGCATTGTACCAGAAAGTGCGAAATACAGCACAG GAAGTGGCTAGGTTGCTTTTCACAGATACGATTTCCACCAAAAGCGGCGTCTCCCCGCTCGAGCTGGCCCCCCCAACGATGG GTATGGGCTCAGGAAGTTCCCACAGGTCAGGAATGCAGGGCTTTGGATACAGTCCAGGAAAACAGGGGACAG GAGGCAGTGACTCACTGCTGGATAAGATCCAGAAAGCTGCAGAGGTGGTGGCCAGCGCTGTCCTGCCCCCAACTGAACACCAGGGTATCCGTCTCCATGACAACCATTACCGCGCAGTAGTTGCGCCATCTGCACCCATAGAGGTGGCCGTACCTGCGTGTGCCTACAACCTGCCTGCCCGCAGAAAAAAAG CATTGACCCAGCGGTGCCCAGGGCAGATAGGAGGTGGCTGGGAAGAGACCGACAGCGGCAACAGCTCCTCTCACAACTCCTCTCAGGATATCGTGGCTAACAGCAGGGCCTCTGGGGGCAGCAAGTCAGCTGGTACTGGGAGCCAGTCAGGGGCCAGTAGAGAGAGCAGTGGCGACCTATCAGAACG GGTGGAAGCCTTGCAGTTAGGCGACTGCGGCCAGGAGATGGCGCTCATCAGCAGACTGACTGAAGGATCCAGAGTTTTCCTGTCCAGAGAGGAGAGCCAGCACTTCATCAAAGA GTGCTCCACTCTCAACTGTGAGGTCGTGCTGGAGTTGCTCTCAAGCAAGCTTCAAGATCCCTCAAGCACTGTTAAGATG CGGgcactgtgtgctgtgtcatgcctcctgacctctgacctcctctctctggAGCAAATGTTTGGAGCTACACAGCGCAGGCTCCACCAGCTGAGTGAGGGGGCTCCAGGACCTGTGGCCAACAAAGCCACCAAG ATCCTGCGACAGTTTGAGGCTCTGATGGGTGGATCTCCACACGGTCCCAGGCAGGATACAACGAACAGCAGCCATCAAGCAACAGCCAGCCAGCTTCCCACATCAGCATACTCAGACCCTTTACGAGCAACCTACTCTGCAGACACCACCAACCTCAACCATGGTCAGCCTGACATCTCACTCACAGGTGTCACCCAACCACAAAATCACCCATCATCCACTTCTAGTCTGGCCTTGGCCCAGAGGGGGGTCTCTGGGGAGCTGACGAATGACGGCGATGAGGAGAAACTTTTTCCTGTTCAGCAAGAGTTAGCGCAAAACCAGGAAGAGCCGGTCAGGACAGCTGAGGTTGAACCGGTTGCTGAAGAATCCGAGCTAAACACAGACGGGCGCTCTTCCCCTCCAGCTGAGCCCCAGTGTGAGCAGCCCTGCCTGGGCAGACTGTCCCTGTTCAGTGGAATGGAGCTGGTGACCAAGGGGAGGCCCCTGTGTAGAAGAGAGTTGTCCCAGACAGAAACGGACACAACGGACAAGAGCTTAAGGGAGAGTCTAGCTGTGCCTAATGGAATCAGCATCAGTAAATCCAGTGAGCACGCTCCATCGATCTGCAACTCAGTCGCATCTGATAGCAGCCAACCAGTATCAGCCTTCTCATTTCTCAACTTTTGA
- the ndufaf8 gene encoding NADH dehydrogenase [ubiquinone] 1 alpha subcomplex assembly factor 8, translating into MSGSNVWSRSREKIRLFPELFAQCAGEAAAYGKCVAATTTGRQELKMDLCAKEFEALKTCFISAAKKKAK; encoded by the exons ATGTCTGGGTCAAACGTCTGGAGTCGCAGTCGAGAGAAAATACGACTTTTCCCTGAACTTTTTGCGCAGTGTGCAGGAGAG GCAGCAGCGTACGGGAAGTGTGTGGCAGCGACCACAACAGGCAGACAGGAGCTGAAGATGGACCTGTGCGCCAAGGAATTTGAAGCACTGAAAACCTGCTTTATTAGTGCA GCCAAGAAAAAAGCCAAATGA